The sequence GTCTTGTCACAAAGTATTATTTTGGTACTGTTTTGATGGTGTTCATAGTACTTAATGATTGGGCTGTTTCTGTCTTCAGAGTTCAAGGAAGCTTTCTCCCTATTTGACAAAGATGGAGATGGCACCATCACAACAAAAGAGCTTGGGACTGTCATGAGGTCATTGGGTCAAAACCCAACAGAAGCCGAATTACAGGATATGATCAATGAGGTAGATGCTGATGGTAAGTGTGGGGAAGATGCAGTTGGCAGTGTTTTACTCATGGTGAGTGTGCACACCCTACAAGCTTGGGTTTGAGCTGGGTAATGCAGCCTCTCAAGTCCCCCTCTTTCCTTTGACAGTATTCCATTAAAATCTGGTCCAAAAACAgtgtaggggtggggggggggttgttttttttacgTATCAACATAAAACAACCACTTGATTTCACATTAAGTTTAATATGAACATAGTTGTTGTCATTAACTATACCAGTAGGCATGTGAATATGGGATAGTCAGAGTCAAAATATAATACTGATCAGGGCTTCTGCATCTGTGTCCTGCTCGCTGCTTCTATCCAGGGTTCAGTTTCCTTCCGCATCAAAaacttgggggttttttttttttcacctcttGAATTACTGCAACCTATAGTTCTCTGGAGTACCAAGTAGCTTTCCCATATCTATTCAGTTACCCATCCCATATTGGTCTCAGTGGcaacataatctttaatttatatattttaatccaTTGTATTGGCCATGTAGTAAAAACTGactttttcctcttctcttaaACTGGGTTAGGAGTTAGGCTTTATTTAGTAGACTGATAGGGAGATTGACTTGGGTAAATGGATGCCAGAAAGGGTAACACAAGAACTGTGTTCAAAACTTGCTTCAGATTCATGGATGTGCAAAGGGAAGGTGCTTCATACTGGCTCTGTCATGAGAGGAAAATTTTAACTACTATGGTATTACCAATATAATAGCAAATTCTTTAGTGTCTCTGACAAGGGTATAAAGTGTGTTGAAAGGCGAAGTGATTATTTGACCTTTGTGAAGAGActcaaaatcaaaaccaaaactacTTGTGAAGTGCAGGATAAAATTACTTGCAAATTGCTTAAGGCACAAGTATCAAAGAATCACCTTCCACTTTTGGTTGCTGAGGCAAGTGTAATAGAAGAATTAGACAAGTCACTAATCAGTGTCATGAAATCTAGCCTGAAAATTAAATGAGTCTGAATCTCAGGGCTCCAATATAGTGAGCATATTCTATCCCTTTAATTAAATTTAACTTGTGCTACTTTTTGTACTAGGATGATGTGCCATAACCCCCTGCAATGGTCGCTTCTTAAAAGCTTGCAATCTACTTTAATCTTTTTTTGGGGTGGCAATCAACTTAATTGACAAATTGTGCCAACCATTAAGAATCTTCCAAGAATTGAAAATGGGTAACTTTTTTTGTTATGTGATGTAAAAGTAAGCTTCAAAATCAATATAGCTGTCTAAACACTGTTGGCCCTCTAAAGGAATTCTTAAACACTAAAAAACCAAGATTGGAAACTGTTAGAACAGCAACAAGGCTAATAAAACATGAGTGCAAACCTTGATGTAATAGATGTGCCACAGCAGGATGGCTTGACACAAGACTTTGGGTACCAGCATTGGGGCAGACTGTGAGGAAATgaggcacaaaccccaaattggttgtgagttctatatgtagatttcaccaaccagttaCCAAGTGTAAACTTCTCAGGCAGTAGAACAGCCTTAACATGTAGTCACAGATAGTTGCCTTGGGTACTTCAATCTGTCTGGCCACCCAGGTAAgcttacctttgtgatagatggttctttacaccaaagatcacagcaatattcaagTTACTCCCAGTCCATTTATCTCAGGTCagttgtaccttagatctctcaccaaagaccatgcttgtagccaatcctataataaattaaaGACTTAttaataagagttatttacaaggttaaggTGCACATACACATATAAATGAGTTCCAATTGTTTACAAAAATAAGCTGTAATGAACAACTTCTGTATGTCCTTAAGAACTAATCCAGGTTAAACgctggggatcttttgcttatgcttagtaatcctTGCCCCTCAGAGCCCCAACAGCATAGAGatacagttcctccttgttagggatttttattcccttttctcTTGTGCTTTGAGCTGCAAATTTATCTGATGAAAGAATTTCTCCCTTCAGCTCCTCATGATCAACAAAAGTTGTGAAAGTGAGCTATCGACAGTCTCTTGTCCTCTTTGACACTGGATGAACTATTGTAGAATATATCAATGGGCCTTCTTTGTTGGGCATGATAAACACCTTCGCATTTCATAGTagttaatagaaaaggagtactagtctctaaggtgccactaacaaatttatctgagcataagctttcatgagctacagttcacttcatcggatgaagttgatgaagtgagctgtagctcatgaaagcttatgctcagataaatttgttagtctctaaggtgccactagtactccttttttttttttttttttttttttttttttttgcgaatacagactaacatggctgctactctgaaacctgtcgtagTTAAtgtttctctcctgtctggtgacttGTGCAGTTAGGCGCTCACAGTGCAAGTGCTCAAGCATTGCCTTataatatgggatacagatgttataggTGAgattagactttattgaatgcttttaagttgctgcatgcattaaacAATAAGCAAATTTTTCTAACTCTAATACATATTTTAACAATACTGACACACATGAACCAGACTGATCCCAGTTAGCCATCTGTCAATAGTCCAGTGAGGCAAGGGGACCTTAGCAGGAGCTGACGCCTTGTTTTGCCAGCATTACAAGGCATGTCTCTGGTCACATTAAAACACTTTTAACAGTAAATGGACATGGTCAAAATATAGCCCCTAGGATGATGAATTGATGAATTCTGGGGTGTGGGTCTGGAGGGAAAGTAGCAGTCCATACAATAGTCCTCATTACTTCCATGTTTTCAGTGGTTGCTTGAGCATACTAGAGCTAAAAATGCTATATTAGCATTTTAGGGGAAGAGGAGTGACCTAAGCGTGACCACTTACAAAGTTCTTGGAAGCTTCTCTGGTTTTAGTGTAAAAATGGAAGGTAGCTCTTGATTAGTAATGAGACTTGTCCCTTCCTAACTCTAAAGCTAGCTTTGGTATCAGGGAAATGATGGGACTCTAAAGTACAGATTCATTTCTGTGTTTAAGGCAATGGCACTATTGATTTCCCTGAGTTCTTAACCATGATGGCCAGAAAAATGAAGGACACTGACAGCGAGGAAGAAATCCGTGAGGCATTCAGAGTCTTTGACAAGGTACTGCTAGAATCCAAAGCTTCAGACTTTTTTGAACAATTTTTAATGATGAGCCTCTTACTCCTAGCATTGCCCTGTGCTTGTCTGGAAGGTGGGTATAAGCCCTTCtaccagcagcaggaggaaaacTTATTTTGGATATTATAGAGTAGGCTTGCTGAAACTGCTCCGCCAGGAGAattggccgggggggggaggcacgGTGGCAGCTGAGGCTCTTTCATGC comes from Lepidochelys kempii isolate rLepKem1 chromosome 6, rLepKem1.hap2, whole genome shotgun sequence and encodes:
- the CALM1 gene encoding calmodulin-1 isoform X3; translation: MADQLTEEQIAEFKEAFSLFDKDGDGTITTKELGTVMRSLGQNPTEAELQDMINEVDADGNGTIDFPEFLTMMARKMKDTDSEEEIREAFRVFDKDGNGYISAAELRHVMTNLGEKLTDEEVDEMIREADIDGDGQVNYEEFVQMMTAK